One genomic region from Phragmites australis chromosome 1, lpPhrAust1.1, whole genome shotgun sequence encodes:
- the LOC133887941 gene encoding peroxidase 2-like, translating into MRLSAAVLCTLVAVQAAVLLAAVPSAQAGELEVGYYSKKCRGVENVVKWHVIKALKANRRTGAALVRLLFHDCFVRGCDGSVLLDASYENPHPEKEAPVNIGLAAFELLEEIKAAVEKRCPGVVSCSDILIYAARDAASILSNGNVHFDVPAGRLDGFVSKAEEAQVELPDSTHDVQQLIDNFAKKNFTVEELVILTGAHSIGQGHCSSFTGRLTEPSDQITPAYRDLLNYKCSQGANPAVTNNVRDEEYDVVARFMPGFTSRVRKIPDFLDNSFYHNNLAKIVTFHSDWTLLTNKEALGHVQEYADNGTLWDEDFADSLLKLSKLSMPAGSKGEIRKKCSIVNHRLY; encoded by the exons ATGAGGCTCTCGGCGGCCGTGCTCTGCACCCTGGTGGCCGTCCAGGCGGCGGtgctcctcgccgccgtgccgtcggcgcaggctggcgaacTGGAGGTCGGGTACTACAGCAAGAAATGCAGGGGCGTGGAGAACGTCGTCAAGTGGCACGTCATTAAGGCGCTGAAGGCCAACCGCCGCACCGGCGCTGCGCTCGTCCGCCTCCTCTTCCATGACTGCTTCGTCAGG GGGTGCGATGGCTCTGTCCTCCTGGACGCGTCCTACGAGAACCCTCACCCGGAGAAGGAGGCGCCGGTGAACATCGGCCTCGCTGCCTTCGAGCTCCTGGAGGAGATCAAGGCCGCCGTCGAGAAGAGGTGCCCCGGCGTCGTCTCCTGCTCCGACATCCTCATCTACGCCGCCCGCGACGCAGCCAGCATCCTCAGCAACGGCAACGTCCACTTCGACGTCCCCgccggccgcctggacggctTCGTCTCCAAGGCTGAGGAGGCTCAGGTGGAGCTCCCGGACTCCACCCATGACGTGCAGCAGCTCATCGACAACTTCGCCAAGAAGAACTTCACCGTCGAGGAGCTTGTCATCCTCACCGGCGCGCACTCCATCGGCCAGGGCCACTGCTCGTCCTTCACCGGCCGCCTCACCGAGCCGTCGGACCAGATCACCCCGGCCTACCGGGACCTGCTCAACTACAAGTGCTCTCAGGGCGCCAACCCGGCCGTGACCAACAACGTCCGCGATGAGGAGTACGACGTCGTGGCCAGGTTCATGCCGGGGTTCACCAGCCGGGTGCGCAAGATCCCCGACTTCCTGGACAACAGCTTCTACCACAACAACCTGGCGAAGATCGTCACCTTCCACTCCGACTGGACGCTGCTGACGAACAAGGAGGCGCTCGGCCACGTCCAAGAGTACGCCGACAACGGCACGCTCTGGGACGAGGACTTCGCCGATTCGCTGCTCAAGCTCAGCAAGCTGTCCATGCCGGCGGGGAGCAAGGGTGAGATCAGGAAGAAGTGCAGCATCGTCAACCACCGCCTATACTGA